The segment AAAGCCCCGTAATCGTCGCTGCGCATCGCATTCGACGAAAGCATCCGATCCTCCATAACCATCCTATCGATCGAGAACGTCCAGGCCGGTGACGGCGGCGACCAGCGCACCGGTGTAGGCCGGAGTCGCCTCGCCCGACGCACGGACGAACTGGGCCCCGGCGGCATGCAGATGCGCCGCGGCGGTCACCATCGCGTCGGGAGACACGTAGGCCGCATCGGAGCGGCCGTCTCGGGAGCCGACCGACAGCTGAGCCATCAGGGGAAGGTCGGTTGCGGCGCGGGCGCGGCGAGTGAGCGCCGCCGCGCGCTCCGCCGGCGCGGCGGTCGCGAACCCGCCGACCGCGGCCCCGAGGTCGGCCATAGCGGAAAGCGCGCCTTCGAGCGGCTCGTCCGAAGCGGCGAGGTTCCCTTCGCCGTCAACGTTGACGGATGCGAACAACGGCGTGTCCATAACCTGGGCGAACCCCATAAGAGCGCACTTAAGCTCCGTTATGCGGGAAAACCCGTTCAGGAACACCGCATCGATCCCAAGCGGTTCCAGATCGCAAGCCGCGCGGGCGTACTGCGCGCGATGCTCGTTCAGCGACGCCTTCGATGACGCGTCCAACGGCAGACCGCACGGACCGACCTCCGCGAGGATATGCTGGGGATTCAGCTCCCGTACCAGGTCGAACAGGGCGCGGGCGACGCGGGCTCCCTGGTCGGCCGCCGATATCTGGGCCAGGCGGGCGGGTGTGAGGGATGCGGTGGGCACGACCAGGCACTGCGCCCCAGCCAAAAGATCGAGCCTCAGCGCGTCGACGAGCCCTTCGGGCTCCATGAGGGCCAGGTAGAGAAGATCGCGCTGCATATCGACGCCCTGTCGGGCCAGCACGTTTTCCACCGGGGAGGATACAACCAGCATATCGCGGTTGAAGCGAAGCGAGATATCGGGCATGAGCGTTCCTTTCGATGCCGACTATGATACCGCAGCCGCATCGGGCGAAACGATAGCGCCCCTCGGACGGCGCCCGACTGCATCGGGAATACACCGCCCGGGCGCCGTATTCCGATCGTCACACGCCACCTGGGCATTCATCGTTGCTGCACAGGCAATCCGCACAAAGCGCACCCTCGATGCATACCCAGTTCAAACCCGCCTTCTATAATGAGGTCATCGAAAGGCCCCCTTCCTTTCGATCTGCTTTCTCCTTCCAAGCAGACATGCGGCGCTCCATACCCGCCGCACATCCCTCCCTCGAGGCCCGGCGGGCTCCCTTCCCCCCGGGCCTCCCCTTTTCCCTTCTCAAGCAAGCGACGGAGCCGTCCCTTTCCCATCGGCCTCAAAGCGGCGCGCAAGCGCAGGACCGCGTAGGCCCGCCGTCGGCGCCCCTACTCGCGCGAACGGCTGCGCTCGAACAGGATGTTGTTGGTTTCCAGCCAGCTTTCGACCGTCCCGGTGTCGAACCCGTCTTTCGGATCGACCACCAGCGCGTACATCTCCTCCTCGCGCAGAACCGCATCGAGGGCGTCGGTGAGCTGGATCTCGCCGCCCACGC is part of the Berryella intestinalis genome and harbors:
- a CDS encoding homocysteine S-methyltransferase family protein, coding for MPDISLRFNRDMLVVSSPVENVLARQGVDMQRDLLYLALMEPEGLVDALRLDLLAGAQCLVVPTASLTPARLAQISAADQGARVARALFDLVRELNPQHILAEVGPCGLPLDASSKASLNEHRAQYARAACDLEPLGIDAVFLNGFSRITELKCALMGFAQVMDTPLFASVNVDGEGNLAASDEPLEGALSAMADLGAAVGGFATAAPAERAAALTRRARAATDLPLMAQLSVGSRDGRSDAAYVSPDAMVTAAAHLHAAGAQFVRASGEATPAYTGALVAAVTGLDVLDR